From Brochothrix thermosphacta DSM 20171 = FSL F6-1036, a single genomic window includes:
- the rpmG gene encoding 50S ribosomal protein L33 has product MQKKASLACVECGSRNYTITLGASARTTRLEMNKHCKYCKKHTKHRETK; this is encoded by the coding sequence GTGCAAAAAAAAGCATCCTTAGCGTGTGTGGAGTGCGGTTCTCGTAATTATACAATTACGTTGGGTGCATCAGCTCGTACAACTCGTTTAGAAATGAATAAACATTGTAAATATTGTAAAAAACATACAAAACACCGTGAAACAAAATAG
- the ispD gene encoding 2-C-methyl-D-erythritol 4-phosphate cytidylyltransferase has translation MEKYDAIVLAAGVGRRMAATKNKVLLTLDDGRTIIEHTVMAFLEDSQCARIVLVVQADDHSEITDIIANVEGNENIMLVIGGRERQDSVKIGLQELQNGANIVMVHDGARPFIQNETLERVFEKARETGAAIVGVPVKDTIKRVIEGAVVETVERACLCQAQTPQAFRLELLKAAHKYAEEVAFLGTDEASLVEQLGITVHVVKGSYQNIKITTPEDMVLAQAILKQLKEER, from the coding sequence ATGGAAAAATATGATGCAATCGTATTGGCTGCTGGTGTTGGTCGCCGAATGGCAGCAACAAAAAATAAAGTCTTATTAACACTTGATGATGGACGAACGATTATAGAACATACTGTAATGGCATTTTTAGAGGACAGCCAGTGTGCGAGAATTGTGTTAGTTGTACAAGCCGATGATCACTCCGAAATAACGGATATCATTGCCAACGTTGAAGGTAATGAAAACATTATGTTAGTCATTGGTGGACGAGAACGCCAAGATAGTGTGAAAATAGGGTTGCAAGAATTACAAAATGGTGCGAATATAGTAATGGTACATGATGGTGCTCGCCCCTTTATTCAAAATGAAACACTTGAACGAGTGTTTGAAAAAGCACGGGAAACTGGTGCTGCAATTGTGGGTGTGCCAGTGAAGGATACGATTAAACGAGTGATCGAAGGTGCTGTTGTAGAAACAGTTGAGCGCGCGTGTTTATGCCAAGCGCAAACACCACAAGCATTTCGGCTAGAGCTATTAAAAGCTGCGCATAAATATGCTGAAGAAGTCGCTTTTCTAGGTACTGATGAAGCGTCACTGGTTGAACAACTAGGTATCACCGTTCACGTGGTCAAGGGTTCTTATCAAAACATTAAAATAACAACACCAGAGGATATGGTACTAGCGCAAGCTATTCTTAAACAGTTAAAAGAGGAGCGATAA
- a CDS encoding Mini-ribonuclease 3 has product MADLKQLNGLALAYMGDAIFEVAVRDHLLRQGKTNPNRLHTTATQYVSAKAQDQILKHWLATEALTDFEVTIVNRGRNAKSKTVRKNTDLMTYRYSTAFEALIGYLYLTEATERLNELMNSAIAFHDAVIEKGGK; this is encoded by the coding sequence ATGGCTGATTTAAAACAACTGAATGGATTAGCGTTAGCCTATATGGGTGATGCGATTTTTGAAGTTGCTGTACGTGATCATTTATTACGTCAAGGAAAAACAAATCCGAACCGTCTGCATACAACAGCGACACAGTATGTAAGTGCTAAAGCACAAGATCAAATTTTGAAACATTGGCTAGCGACAGAAGCACTCACTGATTTTGAAGTAACAATCGTAAATCGTGGACGTAATGCCAAATCAAAAACGGTTCGTAAAAATACAGATTTAATGACATATCGTTATTCGACCGCTTTTGAAGCATTGATAGGTTATCTTTATTTAACAGAAGCGACGGAACGTTTAAATGAATTAATGAATTCAGCGATTGCTTTTCATGACGCTGTAATTGAAAAAGGAGGAAAATAA
- a CDS encoding NYN domain-containing protein, with translation MKTILFVDGYNVIGNWEHLERIKRQSIAQARDQLLEELADYIAYTGYRTIVVFDAQFVQGKESESMYKKMKIVFTEENRIADEYIEAHARDYMNASTNVIVATSDATEQWQIFGQGALRLSARELLIEIREMASQVQQDIKAIHQKTPKLTSNLDPKTKETLERWRRGSMPND, from the coding sequence ATGAAGACGATTCTGTTTGTCGACGGATATAATGTCATTGGCAATTGGGAACATCTTGAACGGATTAAACGGCAATCCATTGCGCAAGCGCGCGATCAATTGCTTGAAGAATTGGCAGACTACATTGCTTACACAGGCTATCGAACAATTGTTGTGTTTGATGCGCAATTTGTACAGGGTAAAGAAAGTGAAAGCATGTATAAGAAAATGAAAATTGTCTTTACAGAAGAAAACCGTATCGCAGATGAATATATTGAAGCGCATGCACGTGATTATATGAATGCGTCTACAAATGTAATTGTTGCTACAAGTGATGCGACTGAACAGTGGCAGATTTTTGGGCAAGGGGCGTTAAGACTTTCAGCGCGAGAGTTGTTGATTGAAATTCGTGAAATGGCTAGCCAAGTTCAACAAGATATTAAGGCTATCCATCAGAAAACACCTAAATTGACATCTAATTTAGATCCCAAAACCAAAGAAACGTTAGAACGCTGGCGTCGTGGAAGTATGCCTAATGATTGA
- the rplK gene encoding 50S ribosomal protein L11, whose protein sequence is MAKKVTKVVKLQIPAGKANPAPPVGPALGQAGVNIMGFCKEFNARTQDQAGLIIPVVISVFEDRSFTFVTKTPPAAVLLKKAAGLEKGSGEPNKVKVATVKRDKVREIAETKMPDLNASSVEAAMLMVEGTARSMGITIED, encoded by the coding sequence ATGGCTAAGAAAGTAACGAAAGTAGTAAAATTACAAATCCCTGCAGGTAAAGCAAATCCAGCGCCGCCGGTAGGTCCTGCGTTAGGTCAAGCAGGTGTTAACATCATGGGCTTCTGTAAAGAGTTTAACGCTCGTACACAAGACCAAGCAGGTTTAATTATCCCTGTAGTTATTTCTGTATTTGAAGATCGTTCATTTACATTTGTAACAAAAACACCACCAGCAGCTGTTTTACTTAAAAAAGCAGCAGGTCTTGAAAAAGGTTCTGGTGAACCAAACAAAGTCAAAGTTGCAACTGTTAAACGCGATAAAGTACGTGAAATCGCTGAAACAAAAATGCCTGACTTAAACGCAAGTAGTGTTGAAGCTGCTATGCTTATGGTTGAAGGTACTGCACGTTCAATGGGTATCACAATCGAAGATTAA
- a CDS encoding sigma-70 family RNA polymerase sigma factor: MSVDSIQREEEARMIVAAKNGDLMAFNQLLKQFNPLIKGVVSSYYLKMGDRDDLMQEASIGFFKAVRDYDFEAEASFRTFVRLCIDRQLITAIKSATRKKHEMLTNSLSLDMPLATDASEDWTLLDIISAQKAYGSPEEALMEQEGESRLLKKLNERLTAFEKKVAVEYISGKSYQEIAKALSKTEKSIDNALQRIRKKASLP, from the coding sequence ATGTCAGTAGATTCAATACAACGTGAAGAAGAAGCGCGAATGATTGTTGCAGCTAAAAATGGTGACTTAATGGCATTCAATCAGTTGTTAAAGCAGTTCAATCCACTTATAAAAGGCGTTGTTAGCAGCTACTATTTAAAGATGGGCGACCGCGATGATTTAATGCAAGAAGCTTCAATTGGTTTTTTTAAAGCAGTCCGAGACTATGACTTTGAGGCAGAGGCATCCTTTCGAACCTTTGTGAGATTGTGCATTGATCGACAACTTATTACAGCAATAAAAAGTGCAACACGAAAAAAACACGAAATGTTAACAAATTCACTATCTTTGGACATGCCTCTAGCGACTGATGCATCAGAAGATTGGACGTTGTTAGATATTATATCAGCGCAAAAAGCATACGGATCACCGGAAGAAGCGCTAATGGAGCAAGAAGGAGAGTCGCGCTTATTAAAAAAACTTAATGAGCGTTTGACTGCTTTTGAAAAAAAAGTCGCGGTGGAATATATTTCTGGTAAAAGTTACCAAGAAATTGCTAAAGCCTTGTCGAAGACGGAAAAATCGATTGACAATGCTCTGCAACGGATTCGTAAAAAAGCTAGTTTACCTTAA
- the rplJ gene encoding 50S ribosomal protein L10, translating to MSQAAIEVKKGLVSEIQTKLENSVSTIVVDYRGLTVEQVTELRKQLREAGVELKVLKNGLVRRAATAANYEGLNEVLTGPNAIAFSNDDVVAPAKILYDFAKVNEALEIKAGVIEGNVVSAEEINTIASLPSREGLLSMLVSVLQAPMRNFAMLTKAVAEQKEQEEA from the coding sequence TTGAGTCAAGCTGCTATTGAAGTCAAAAAAGGTTTGGTTTCTGAAATCCAAACAAAATTAGAAAATAGTGTATCTACTATCGTCGTTGACTATCGTGGTCTTACAGTTGAGCAAGTAACCGAATTACGTAAACAATTACGTGAAGCTGGTGTTGAACTTAAAGTGTTGAAAAACGGTTTAGTTCGTCGTGCTGCTACTGCTGCAAACTACGAAGGTTTAAACGAGGTTTTAACAGGTCCTAACGCAATCGCATTCAGTAATGATGACGTTGTTGCTCCTGCTAAAATCCTTTACGATTTCGCGAAAGTGAATGAAGCGTTAGAAATTAAAGCTGGCGTAATCGAAGGTAACGTGGTTAGTGCTGAAGAAATTAACACTATCGCTTCCCTACCATCACGCGAAGGTTTACTTTCAATGTTGGTATCAGTTTTACAAGCGCCAATGCGTAATTTCGCAATGCTTACTAAAGCTGTTGCAGAACAAAAAGAACAAGAAGAAGCATAA
- the secE gene encoding preprotein translocase subunit SecE, translating into MASKQGFFKGVKSELGKVVWPTGKEVINYTTIVVFTVAFLALFFMLTDWGIGSLVEMITKD; encoded by the coding sequence ATGGCAAGCAAACAAGGTTTTTTCAAAGGCGTTAAAAGTGAATTAGGAAAAGTAGTTTGGCCAACAGGCAAAGAAGTAATTAACTACACAACAATCGTTGTTTTCACTGTTGCCTTTTTAGCGTTATTCTTTATGCTAACTGACTGGGGCATTGGCTCATTAGTTGAAATGATTACAAAGGATTAA
- the gltX gene encoding glutamate--tRNA ligase, translated as MSKRIRVRYAPSPTGHLHIGNARTAIFNYLYARHAGGDFVLRIEDTDLKRNVADGETSQIEFLQWLGLEWSEGVTNEGQTGEFGPYRQSERNEIYAELIEELLEKNLAYKAYDTEEELAAEREAQIAASTMPRYSGRDANLTEAEIAAYEAKGLKPSIRFRVPANRTFAFDDIVKGNVSFESKDIGDWVICKKDGIPTYNFAVVADDHLMEMTHILRGDDHISNTPKQLMIYDAFGWDVPVFGHMTLIVNDQHKKLSKRDESIIQFIEQYAELGYLPEALFNFITMLGWSPEGEEEIFSKEEFIKIFDPARLSHSPAVFDKAKLQWMNNQYVKQLNLEQVVELALPFLQKAGRLPETLTEEQHAWATNLISLYHQQMSYGAEIVELTDMFFTEHVTFNDEEKEVLAGETVPTVLAAFAAQLEALTDEEFVAENIKPTIKAVQKETGVKGKNLFMPIRVATTGQMHGPELPQAIEVLGKEVVLARLRKLA; from the coding sequence GTGAGTAAACGTATTCGTGTGCGTTATGCACCAAGCCCAACAGGACATTTACATATTGGTAATGCCCGTACAGCAATTTTTAACTATTTATATGCCCGTCATGCAGGTGGCGATTTTGTTTTACGTATTGAAGATACAGATTTAAAACGTAACGTCGCAGATGGTGAAACAAGTCAAATCGAATTTTTACAATGGTTAGGACTTGAGTGGTCAGAAGGCGTAACAAATGAAGGGCAAACAGGCGAGTTTGGACCTTATCGTCAATCTGAGCGTAATGAAATTTATGCGGAATTGATTGAAGAATTGTTAGAAAAAAACTTAGCCTATAAAGCTTACGATACAGAAGAAGAGTTAGCAGCAGAACGTGAAGCTCAAATCGCTGCAAGCACGATGCCACGTTACTCTGGTCGTGATGCCAACTTAACAGAAGCGGAAATCGCTGCCTATGAAGCAAAAGGCCTAAAACCAAGTATTCGTTTCCGTGTACCAGCAAATCGTACGTTTGCTTTTGACGATATTGTCAAAGGGAATGTATCATTTGAATCAAAAGATATCGGTGACTGGGTTATCTGCAAGAAAGATGGTATTCCAACTTATAACTTCGCTGTTGTAGCAGATGATCATCTGATGGAAATGACACATATCTTGCGTGGGGATGACCACATCTCAAATACACCAAAACAATTGATGATTTATGATGCATTTGGTTGGGACGTGCCTGTCTTTGGCCATATGACATTAATCGTAAATGACCAACATAAAAAATTAAGTAAACGTGATGAGTCAATCATCCAATTTATTGAACAATATGCGGAATTGGGTTATTTACCAGAAGCGTTATTCAACTTTATTACAATGTTAGGTTGGTCACCAGAAGGTGAAGAAGAAATTTTCAGTAAAGAAGAGTTTATTAAAATATTCGATCCTGCTCGTTTGTCACATTCACCAGCTGTTTTTGATAAAGCGAAGTTACAATGGATGAACAACCAATATGTTAAACAACTGAACTTGGAACAAGTGGTTGAGTTGGCATTACCATTCTTGCAAAAAGCAGGTCGTTTACCAGAAACGCTTACTGAGGAACAACATGCTTGGGCGACAAACTTGATTTCTCTTTACCACCAACAAATGAGTTATGGCGCTGAAATTGTTGAATTGACAGATATGTTCTTTACAGAGCATGTGACATTTAACGACGAAGAAAAAGAAGTGTTAGCTGGCGAAACAGTACCAACAGTTTTAGCAGCATTTGCCGCACAATTAGAAGCGTTAACTGACGAAGAATTTGTGGCTGAAAACATTAAGCCAACAATTAAAGCGGTACAAAAAGAAACAGGCGTGAAAGGTAAAAACCTCTTTATGCCAATACGTGTCGCAACAACGGGACAAATGCATGGCCCAGAATTGCCACAAGCAATTGAAGTGTTAGGTAAAGAAGTTGTACTTGCTCGTCTGCGTAAATTAGCGTAA
- the rplL gene encoding 50S ribosomal protein L7/L12, which produces MALNIEDIIASVKEATVVELNDLVKAIEEEFGVTAAAPVAAAAAGAAAEEKTEFDVELTSAGSSKVKVIKVVRTVTGLGLKEAKEMVDNAPKVIKEAAAKAEAEEILAQLEEAGASAVIK; this is translated from the coding sequence ATGGCCTTAAATATTGAAGATATCATTGCATCTGTAAAAGAAGCAACTGTTGTAGAATTAAACGATTTAGTAAAAGCAATCGAAGAAGAATTTGGTGTAACTGCTGCTGCTCCTGTAGCTGCTGCTGCTGCTGGTGCTGCTGCTGAAGAAAAAACTGAGTTTGATGTTGAATTAACATCTGCTGGTTCTTCTAAAGTTAAAGTAATCAAAGTAGTACGTACTGTTACTGGCTTAGGCTTAAAAGAAGCTAAAGAAATGGTAGATAACGCTCCTAAAGTAATCAAAGAAGCTGCTGCTAAAGCTGAAGCTGAAGAAATTCTAGCTCAACTTGAAGAAGCTGGCGCAAGCGCTGTTATTAAATAA
- the epsC gene encoding serine O-acetyltransferase EpsC, with product MFRHIKEQLDVVLLNDPAASSRLEVFLTYSGVHAIWSHRLAHFFYRHRCKLLARIISQGNRFFTGIEIHPGAKIGRRVFIDHGMGLVVGETCEIGNDVILHHGVTLGGTGHDTGWRHPIIKDRAFISGDVQILGPIIIGEDSKIGAGAVVINDIPDKATAVGVPARVIRIGDKRIDVADKAKQLENRIDELNTELKKLVKEVAAIREGKEEK from the coding sequence ATGTTTCGTCATATTAAAGAACAACTTGATGTTGTACTATTGAATGATCCAGCAGCCTCTTCACGCTTGGAAGTGTTTTTGACATACTCGGGTGTGCATGCAATTTGGAGCCATCGACTGGCACATTTTTTCTACCGTCATCGCTGTAAATTGTTGGCACGTATTATTTCACAAGGGAATCGATTTTTTACAGGTATTGAAATTCACCCAGGTGCTAAAATTGGCCGTCGTGTGTTTATCGATCATGGTATGGGATTGGTTGTAGGTGAGACATGTGAGATTGGTAATGATGTTATCTTGCATCATGGTGTTACCTTAGGTGGAACAGGGCATGACACGGGCTGGCGTCATCCGATTATTAAAGATCGAGCATTTATATCCGGTGATGTGCAAATACTGGGTCCAATTATTATTGGCGAAGATAGCAAAATTGGGGCAGGTGCAGTGGTCATTAATGATATACCTGACAAAGCTACTGCTGTTGGCGTACCTGCGAGAGTCATCCGTATAGGTGATAAACGAATTGACGTAGCCGATAAAGCAAAACAACTTGAAAATCGAATCGATGAATTAAATACTGAATTAAAAAAATTAGTAAAAGAAGTAGCAGCAATTCGCGAAGGAAAAGAGGAGAAATAA
- the cysS gene encoding cysteine--tRNA ligase produces the protein MSIQVYNTLTRQKEVFEPIKKGEVKMYVCGPTVYNYIHIGNARPIIVFDTVRRYFEYRGYNVKFVSNFTDVDDKLIRVANELKMTVPEVADRFIKAYKEDTSALGVTEADVHPRVTENMPEIISLIETLVAKDFAYESNGDVYYRTRKFKTYGQLAQQSLHDLKVGARVEADEAKQDPLDFVLWKAAKPDEISWTSPWGEGRPGWHIECSAMAEKYLGKTIDIHAGGQDLTFPHHENEIAQSEAAHDQTFARYWMHNGYMNIDDEKMSKSVGNFITVHDMLKTHDPIVFRFFMLSVHYRNPINYSPSLLEDAKSGLERLQTAYFNLKHRLSVALENEPVDADEWYEQLNDVQRDFEHEMDDDFNTANAITTLYDLAKRANIYIAKDQVGFGVLEAFMHAFEKYFAILGLTLEVQHTISDNHLSDEAIEALIEERDTARKERDFERSDEIRDLFKEQNITLEDTPQGTRWKRG, from the coding sequence ATGAGTATACAAGTTTATAATACGTTGACCCGACAAAAAGAAGTTTTTGAACCGATCAAAAAAGGCGAAGTGAAAATGTATGTGTGTGGACCGACTGTTTACAACTATATACATATCGGCAACGCGCGTCCTATTATTGTGTTTGATACTGTTCGTCGTTATTTTGAATACCGAGGATATAATGTGAAATTTGTTTCGAATTTTACAGATGTTGACGATAAGTTAATTCGTGTGGCAAATGAATTAAAAATGACGGTACCTGAAGTGGCTGATCGTTTTATTAAAGCCTATAAAGAAGATACAAGTGCATTAGGTGTAACGGAAGCGGATGTTCATCCACGTGTTACAGAAAATATGCCTGAGATTATTTCATTGATTGAAACGTTAGTGGCGAAAGATTTTGCTTACGAAAGTAACGGTGATGTATATTACCGTACGCGTAAATTTAAAACATACGGACAATTAGCACAACAATCATTACATGATTTGAAAGTTGGCGCTCGTGTTGAAGCGGATGAAGCGAAACAAGATCCACTAGATTTTGTATTGTGGAAAGCAGCGAAACCAGATGAAATTAGTTGGACAAGTCCTTGGGGCGAAGGTCGTCCAGGCTGGCACATCGAATGTTCAGCAATGGCTGAAAAATATTTAGGCAAAACAATTGATATCCATGCGGGTGGACAAGATCTGACGTTCCCTCATCATGAAAATGAAATTGCACAGTCTGAAGCGGCACATGATCAAACATTTGCACGTTACTGGATGCATAATGGTTACATGAATATTGACGATGAAAAAATGTCAAAATCGGTAGGAAACTTTATCACCGTTCATGATATGTTAAAAACACATGACCCCATCGTCTTCCGATTCTTTATGCTAAGTGTCCATTATCGTAACCCCATCAACTATAGCCCTTCATTGTTGGAAGACGCTAAAAGTGGGTTAGAACGTTTGCAGACAGCTTATTTTAACTTGAAGCATCGTTTGTCTGTTGCGTTGGAAAATGAGCCTGTTGATGCGGATGAATGGTATGAACAACTCAATGATGTTCAACGTGATTTTGAACATGAAATGGATGATGATTTCAACACAGCGAATGCCATTACAACGCTTTACGATTTAGCAAAACGTGCTAATATTTATATAGCTAAAGATCAGGTTGGTTTTGGTGTTTTAGAAGCCTTCATGCATGCTTTTGAAAAATATTTTGCTATCTTAGGCTTAACGCTAGAAGTGCAACACACTATTTCTGATAATCATTTAAGTGATGAAGCAATTGAAGCGTTGATTGAAGAACGTGATACTGCTCGTAAAGAGCGTGATTTTGAACGTTCTGACGAAATTCGTGACTTGTTTAAAGAACAAAACATTACATTAGAAGATACCCCACAAGGGACTCGCTGGAAAAGAGGATAA
- the rplA gene encoding 50S ribosomal protein L1 — protein sequence MVKKSKKYIEAAKKIDADKAYVASEALDLVQEIDFVNFDATIELSYRLGVDPKQADQQIRGAVVLPNGTGKTQRVLVLAKGAKAAEAEAAGADYVGESEYLEKIQGGWFDFDVIVATPDMMGQIGRLGRVLGPKGLMPNPKTGTVTMDVTKAVNDIKAGKVEYRVDKVGNLQFIIGKKSFGTEKLMENFKAVHEVVLKAKPSSSKGVYIKNLAVASTMGPGLKVDPSTLG from the coding sequence ATGGTTAAGAAAAGCAAAAAATATATCGAAGCTGCTAAAAAAATTGACGCAGATAAAGCTTATGTTGCATCTGAAGCTCTTGATTTAGTGCAAGAAATTGACTTTGTTAATTTCGACGCAACAATCGAATTGTCATACCGCTTAGGAGTAGATCCTAAACAAGCGGATCAACAAATTCGTGGCGCTGTTGTTTTACCGAACGGTACTGGTAAAACTCAACGTGTTTTAGTATTAGCAAAAGGCGCTAAAGCTGCTGAAGCTGAAGCTGCTGGTGCTGATTACGTAGGTGAATCTGAATACCTTGAGAAAATCCAAGGTGGATGGTTTGATTTCGACGTAATCGTTGCAACTCCAGACATGATGGGCCAAATTGGTCGTTTAGGCCGTGTATTAGGACCTAAAGGTTTAATGCCTAACCCTAAAACTGGAACAGTTACAATGGACGTTACTAAAGCTGTTAACGACATTAAAGCTGGTAAAGTTGAATACCGTGTTGATAAAGTAGGTAACCTACAATTCATCATTGGTAAAAAATCTTTCGGTACTGAAAAATTAATGGAAAACTTCAAAGCTGTACATGAAGTTGTTCTTAAAGCTAAACCGTCATCATCTAAAGGTGTTTACATTAAAAACTTAGCAGTTGCTTCAACAATGGGACCTGGTCTTAAAGTTGATCCTTCAACTCTTGGTTAA
- the rlmB gene encoding 23S rRNA (guanosine(2251)-2'-O)-methyltransferase RlmB, whose protein sequence is MADDIIAGRNPVLEVLRSDRDINKVWLQEGTEKGVGSQILALAKKRGVQVQMIPKQKMSQLTDQVHQGVAAQVAAYQYAELEDLFKAAEEKGEDPFFLILDELEDPHNLGSIMRTADTVGAHGIIIPKRRAVGLTATVAKASTGAIEHVPVVRVTNIVRTIEDLQKRGVWIFGTDASAKEDYRSMDPTLPLALVIGSEGRGISRLAVEKCDFLVSLPMRGHVTSLNASVAASLLMFEVLRKRLPLGK, encoded by the coding sequence ATGGCAGATGATATTATTGCAGGACGTAACCCCGTCCTTGAGGTATTACGCTCAGATCGTGATATTAATAAAGTATGGTTACAAGAAGGAACAGAAAAAGGTGTAGGTTCACAAATTTTAGCACTTGCTAAAAAACGTGGCGTGCAAGTACAGATGATTCCTAAACAAAAGATGAGCCAATTAACAGATCAAGTGCACCAAGGAGTTGCAGCTCAAGTTGCAGCGTATCAATATGCTGAATTAGAAGATTTATTTAAAGCCGCAGAAGAAAAAGGCGAAGATCCTTTCTTCTTAATCTTGGATGAATTGGAAGATCCTCATAACTTAGGTTCGATTATGCGTACTGCTGACACTGTAGGTGCACACGGTATTATTATTCCCAAACGTCGTGCAGTTGGTTTGACAGCGACTGTTGCGAAAGCTTCAACTGGAGCAATTGAACATGTACCCGTTGTTCGTGTAACGAATATTGTTCGTACGATTGAAGATTTACAAAAAAGAGGCGTTTGGATTTTCGGAACAGACGCATCAGCAAAAGAAGATTATCGTTCAATGGACCCAACTTTACCTTTAGCATTAGTTATCGGAAGTGAAGGTCGTGGGATCTCACGCCTTGCTGTTGAAAAATGTGATTTCTTGGTGAGCTTACCAATGCGTGGACATGTAACATCATTGAACGCTTCAGTTGCTGCCAGTTTATTGATGTTTGAAGTCTTGCGTAAACGTTTGCCACTAGGTAAGTAA
- the nusG gene encoding transcription termination/antitermination protein NusG, which produces MNKDWYVVHTYSGYENKVKINLEKRIESMGMDDKIFRVLVPEEEETETKNGKTKVVKHKVFPGYVLVELIMTDDSWYVVRNTPGVTGFVGSAGSGSKPSPMLDEEIERVFRNMGVEDNTVELDYVLGDTVMVKEGPFAEFAGKITEIDEAKGKARVIVDMFGRETPVEVDFDQIEKL; this is translated from the coding sequence ATGAATAAAGATTGGTATGTAGTACACACTTACTCTGGTTACGAAAATAAGGTGAAAATCAACCTTGAAAAACGAATTGAATCAATGGGAATGGATGATAAAATCTTCCGCGTATTAGTTCCTGAAGAAGAAGAAACAGAAACAAAAAATGGTAAAACAAAAGTTGTTAAACATAAAGTATTCCCAGGATACGTATTAGTAGAATTAATTATGACAGATGATTCTTGGTACGTTGTACGTAACACACCAGGCGTAACAGGATTTGTTGGTTCAGCTGGTTCGGGTTCTAAACCATCACCAATGCTTGATGAAGAAATCGAACGCGTATTCCGTAACATGGGCGTTGAAGATAACACAGTGGAATTAGATTACGTATTAGGCGATACAGTAATGGTTAAAGAAGGACCGTTTGCTGAATTTGCAGGTAAAATCACTGAAATTGATGAAGCTAAAGGTAAAGCACGTGTTATCGTTGATATGTTTGGCCGTGAAACACCAGTCGAAGTTGATTTCGATCAAATCGAAAAACTTTAA
- the ispF gene encoding 2-C-methyl-D-erythritol 2,4-cyclodiphosphate synthase, translated as MSVRIGQGYDVHQLVEGRLLVLGGIVIPHTKGLLGHSDADVLLHAIIDALLGAAGHRDIGYFFPDTDDAFKDIDSKQLLRQVWVKVQQEGYQLGNIDSTIVAQKPHLSIHIPLMQQTIADIMKVDPTQIGIKATTNEHLGPIGREEGIAALAVALLEK; from the coding sequence ATGAGCGTGAGAATTGGTCAAGGATACGACGTACATCAACTTGTTGAAGGGCGTTTACTTGTCCTTGGAGGAATTGTGATTCCTCATACAAAAGGACTGTTAGGTCATTCTGATGCCGATGTTTTATTACATGCTATCATAGATGCATTACTGGGAGCTGCAGGACATCGTGATATTGGGTACTTCTTTCCAGATACAGATGACGCGTTTAAAGATATCGATTCAAAACAACTGTTGCGACAAGTTTGGGTGAAAGTGCAGCAAGAGGGTTATCAGTTAGGTAATATTGATAGTACCATCGTGGCGCAAAAACCACATCTTTCAATTCATATCCCGTTAATGCAACAAACAATTGCGGATATTATGAAGGTAGACCCAACACAAATAGGTATTAAGGCAACAACCAATGAACACCTCGGCCCTATTGGTCGGGAAGAAGGGATTGCTGCATTAGCTGTGGCACTCTTAGAAAAATAA